TCCGGCCGGCCAGGGTTGATTAGCGCATGCGCGGGGCGCCCCTCTCCCTTTCGGCGCGGTGCGAGCAGCGGGCAGGATGGGTCACCAGCAGCTCTACTGGAGCCACCCCAGGAAGTTCGGCCAGGGCTCCCGCTCGTGGTGCGTGCCGCCGGCTGGGGCCCGGGGAGCCGGCCCGGCCGCCATGACGGGCTGAGGGGGGGCTGGggcggaggggtgggggtgtcGGGCGGGGgccgtgggtgggtgggtgggtgggggcgggAGGCCGCTGCGCTGACCGGCTTTTCCCGCTCTCGCCCCGCAGCCGCGTCTGCTCGAACCGCCACGGCCTGATCCGCAAGTACGGGCTGAACATGTGCCGCCAGTGCTTCCGCCAGTACGCCAAGGACATCGGCTTCGTCAAGGTGAGGGGGCCCCGCAGCTTAATCCCCGCGCGAGGCGGGCTTAAAGAGGCGGTGTCGGGCCTGCCCCTGTAATCCGTGCAGTTGGTTTTACCGGAGAAGTCGCCAGGGCAGTGGCGTTTTATGCAGTCCCTGAGATCGCTGTCTGTACAGTTACTGTTTGCTCCGCGAAACTGACCTTTTCCCGAAATTCATGTGCCCAAAGGAAATCTCCCTATTTATTGAGGCAGTACCCGTCTTTGTGCGCTAACGTGATCTCCAGACAAGCTAGTTGTAGTTGACTGTACTGTGCTTCATGAACAGGGGGTACTTGGGAGTTTGATAGCTGTAACTTTGAAATCACCACTTGAATGACTTGGTTCTGATCCTTGCAATCTGTTCCTTACTAGCAAATAGCTCCTTCAGATGTTACTAGT
This DNA window, taken from Dermochelys coriacea isolate rDerCor1 chromosome 6, rDerCor1.pri.v4, whole genome shotgun sequence, encodes the following:
- the RPS29 gene encoding 40S ribosomal protein S29, with the translated sequence MGHQQLYWSHPRKFGQGSRSCRVCSNRHGLIRKYGLNMCRQCFRQYAKDIGFVKLD